One Pelobates fuscus isolate aPelFus1 chromosome 8, aPelFus1.pri, whole genome shotgun sequence genomic window carries:
- the TRAP1 gene encoding heat shock protein 75 kDa, mitochondrial produces MAAAALLRGSLGRALRACGRPGSGRSVSGYISKCSPRSRQISHPAQSSLGAIAFRRYTTQTAESKEEETLHKIISDTENVQGSSTTHEFQAETKKLLDIVARSLYSEKEVFIRELISNSSDALEKLRHKLMQQGSVLPEMEVHLQTDSDKGTLTIQDTGVGMTQEELISNLGTIARSGSKAFLDALQNQADSASKIIGQFGVGFYSSFMVADKVVVYSQSAEPGSPGYCWSSDGSGVFELAEASGVKPGTKIVIQLKDDCKEFSNEDRVKEVVTKYSNFVSFPVYLNGKRLNTLQALWMMDPKEISDWQHEEFYRFIAQAYDKPRYTLHYKADAPLNIRSIFYVPEMKPSMFDVSRELGSSVALYSRKVLIQTKAADILPKWLRFLRGVVDSEDIPLNLSRELLQESSLIRKLRDVLQKRLVKFFIDQSKKDPEKYAKFFEDYGLFMREGIVTTAEQEVKEDIGKLLRFESSALPAGQQTNLTDYASRMQPGTRNIYYLCAPNRHLAENSPYYEAMKQKDTEVLFCYEQFDELTLLHLREFDRKKLISVETDIVVDHYKEETFEDNKPAGERLLEKEAEDLIAWMRNGLGTRVTNIKVTPRLDTHPAMITVLEMGAARHFLRTQQLAKTSEERAQILQPTLEINTGHPLIKKLEQLKDSDQELAKLLLDQIYENAMIAAGLNDDPRPMVSRLNELLTKALEKH; encoded by the exons ATGGCGGCTGCAGCCTTGCTCAGAGGGAGCCTTGGCCGAGCACTGAGAGCCTGTGGGCGGCCAGGGTCAGGGCGCAGTGTGTCAG GCTACATCTCAAAATGTTCGCCGCGATCTAGGCAAATTTCTCACCCTGCCCAGAGCAGTTTGGGTGCCATAGCTTTCCGGAGATATaccacacagactgcagagagcAAGGAGGAAGAGACTCTTCACAAAATCATCTCTGACACAGAAAATGTGCAAG GTTCTTCCACTACTCATGAGTTTCAGGCTGAAACAAAGAAGCTCCTGGATATTGTTGCTCGCTCCCTCTATTCTGAGAAAGAG GTCTTTATTCGCGAACTGATCTCGAACAGCAGCGATGCTCTTGAGAAGCTGCGTCATAAGCTCATGCAACAGGGGAGCGTCCTGCCTGAGATGGAAGTTCACCTGCAGACAGACAGTGATAAGGGGACACTCACTATCCAG GACACCGGAGTGGGGATGACACAGGAAGAACTAATTTCTAACCTCGGAACTATTGCCCGCTCCGGATCCAAG GCATTTCTGGATGCCCTGCAGAACCAAGCAGACAGTGCCAGCAAGATAATCGGCCAGTTCGGTGTGGGCTTCTACTCTTCTTTCATGGTGGCAGACAAGGTGGTAGTATACTCTCAGTCTGCTGAGCCTGGCAGCCCTGGGTACTGCTGGTCTTCAGATGG CTCTGGTGTCTTTGAGCTAGCAGAAGCCAGTGGGGTAAAGCCAGGGACAAAAATTGTTATCCAACTCAAAGATGACTGCAAAGAGTTTTCTAATGAGGATCGTGTGAAAG AAGTGGTAACAAAATACAGCAACTTTGTCAGTTTCCCCGTGTACCTGAATGGCAAGCGGCTGAACACCCTGCAG GCTCTCTGGATGATGGATCCTAAAGAAATTAGTGATTGGCAACATGAAGAGTTCTATCGCTTTATCGCCCAGGCATACGACAAACCGCGCTACACTCTGCATTACAAGGCAGACGCACCACTCAACATCCGTAGCATCTTCTATGTGCCAGAGATG AAACCCTCCATGTTTGACGTGAGCAGAGAACTGGGATCCAGTGTGGCTCTCTATAGTCGCAAGGTACTTATCCAGACCAAAGCTGCTGACATTTTACCGAAGTGGCTACGCTTCTTGCGAG GAGTTGTGGACAGCGAGGACATTCCCCTGAACCTTAGTCGGGAACTGCTGCAGGAGAGCTCACTGATCAG GAAACTGCGGGATGTGCTGCAAAAACGGCTCGTCAAATTCTTCATTGATCAGAGTAAGAAGGACCCAGAGAAATACGCCAAATTCTTTGAAGACTATGGACTGTTTATGCGAGAGGGAATTGTGACCACAGCAGAGCAAGAGGTCAAG GAGGACATTGGGAAGTTGCTGCGTTTTGAGTCGTCCGCACTGCCAGCAGGTCAGCAAACCAACCTCACGGATTACGCTAGCCGCATGCAACCTGGAACACGCAACATCTACTATCTGTGCGCTCCTAATCGCCACCTTGCCGAGAACAGTCCTTACTATGAGGCTATGAAACAGAAAGATACTGAG GTCCTGTTCTGTTATGAGCAGTTTGATGAGCTGACTCTGTTACATTTGCGGGAATTTGACCGGAAGAAGCTGATCTCTGTGGAGACTGACATAGTTGTGGATCATTACAAGGAGGAGACGTTTGAGGACAACAAACCAG CTGGAGAACGCTTGCTGGAGAAAGAAGCAGAAGACCTCATCGCTTGGATGAGAAATGGCTTGGGGACCAGAGTAACCAATATCAAG GTAACACCACGCTTGGACACCCACCCAGCCATGATCACTGTTCTGGAGATGGGAGCAGCTCGACATTTCCTACGTACCCAACAACTTGCTAAAACCAGCGAGGAACGAGCTCAAATCCTGCAGCCCACACTGGAAATTAACACTGG CCACCCACTCATTAAGAAGTTGGAGCAGCTGAAGGACTCTGACCAGGAACTGGCAAAGTTACTTCTGGATCAG ATTTATGAGAATGCTATGATCGCTGCCGGCCTAAATGATGACCCCAGGCCCATGGTTAGCCGCCTTAATGAACTGTTGACCAAGGCGTTGGAAAAGCATTGA